A region of Leishmania mexicana MHOM/GT/2001/U1103 complete genome, chromosome 8 DNA encodes the following proteins:
- a CDS encoding proteasome regulatory non-ATPase subunit,putative: protein MGSKGEEVAVDVPSKDPQKDATINEKKKKENERKMSEEDMRIKEEVELLVARAADSDVDIAKIAVERLVDLLRTSSSGSLAAVPPPLKHVRALYPELEAALKSSQSPSVSRRLHDLLSFISMTLESNNGGRTLLEHKLKGTKNDLAQWGHEYLRFLAGAIGEEWRERPTNKESTDYLNGFVDQIVSYMLAHQDEATAIDLLMEIDGVTRILPLVEASNYKRIANYIAAISKYLTRPSDSEALRTVYDIYKKMQAYPDAALTALRLNDRDLVAELFSECKTKPERLQMALLCARQKCFLDLDDEEDELLQDANGNMGLSQLYRHTAQEFDSMAPKTVEEVFKMSPDEKSGPKDLQNNLVCAFVSGLANCGYGTDKFLSDTPAFFFDQREDRIISTTAALGLLHLWDHTEGLQQIDKYFYSESTYVKAGACLASGIVMCGVKNPFDPALGLLSEQINARETEVAIGAILGLGYAYAGTRKEDVKELLIPLLADSEQKLLVQCMAAYALATVFVASADEDISETMMNCLMEVPENKLKEPCVRYLILALGCMFLGRQEAADTLLDATRALPVAIQRYTEIVVRSCAFAATGNVVVIQSLFHVIAENDEAPENDEEKNEDEAREGNANEEAAAKPEEEKTAPLNHKAAAVLGIGLVAVGEDLGMEMTKRAIIHSLLADTVSKGKDPMSGRCAVPLVYALLSAGNPNMPVVETLNRLAHDSDLPTATNAITAMGIVAAGSNNARVATKLHSLSSYYQKPIFAGATFAVRLAEGFCAMGKGHLTLSCLQNDSNVVNMTALMGVLSLLHSSLDLSNTLLGECHYMFYAITPSISPRMMMAVNEDMEPVDSVLVRVGQPVDTVALPGNPKAITGFQTQKTPVLLSATDKVECADVKYVPVGTVLEGICVVKERPQAE from the coding sequence ATGGGCTCcaagggagaggaggtggcggtcgATGTGCCGTCGAAGGACCCGCAGAAGGATGCCACCATcaacgagaaaaaaaagaaggagaACGAGCGCAAGatgagcgaggaggacatgCGCATCAAGGAGGAAGTGGAGCTGCTTGTGGCGCGAGCCGCAGACAGCGACGTCGACATCGCCAAGATCGCGGTGGAGCGCCTGGTAGATCTGCTTcggacgagcagcagcggcagtctggccgccgtgccaccaccactgaaGCACGTGCGCGCCTTGTAtccggagctggaggcggcgctcaAGAGCTCCCAGAGCCCATCTGTTTCGCGCCGTCTGCACGACCTCCTCTCCTTTATCTCCATGACGCTGGAGTCCAACAACGGCGGCCGCACACTGCTGGAGCACAAATTGAAGGGCACAAAGAACGACCTGGCGCAGTGGGGCCACGAGTACCTCCGCTTTCTCGCCGGCGCCATCGGTGAGGAGTGGCGCGAGCGGCCCACCAACAAGGAGTCGACCGACTACCTGAACGGCTTCGTGGACCAGATCGTGTCCTACATGCTGGCACACCAAGACGAAGCGACGGCGATCGACTTACTGATGGAGATTGACGGCGTCACGCGCATTCTGCCGCTTGTCGAGGCGTCGAACTACAAGCGAATTGCAAACTATATCGCGGCAATCAGCAAGTACCTGACTCGCCCGTCGGacagcgaggcgctgcgtaCGGTGTACGATATCTACAAGAAGATGCAAGCCTATCCAGATGCCGCGCTCACCGCCCTCAGGCTGAACGACCGCGACCTCGTCGCGGAACTTTTCAGTGAGTGCAAAACCAAGCCGGAGCGTCTGCAGATGGCGCTGTTGTGTGCCAGGCAGAAGTGCTTCCTTGATCtggatgacgaggaggacgagctgctgcaagACGCGAATGGCAATATGGGTCTCTCGCAGCTGTACCGCCACACGGCGCAGGAGTTCGACTCCATGGCTCCTAAGACTGTGGAGGAGGTATTCAAGATGTCCCCAGATGAAAAGAGCGGCCCGAAAGACCTGCAGAACAACTTGGTCTGCGCGTTTGTGAGTGGACTGGCCAACTGCGGCTACGGCACAGACAAGTTCCTCTCCGACACCCCAGCCTTCTTTTTCGATCAGCGAGAGGACCGCATCATCTCCACCACAGCTGCCCTCGGCCTGCTGCACCTGTGGGACCACACGGAGGGCCTGCAGCAGATTGACAAGTACTTTTACTCAGAGAGCACCTACGTGAAGGCTGGCGCGTGCCTCGCTTCTGGCATCGTCATGTGTGGCGTGAAGAATCCCTTTGACCCCGCGCTAGGGCTGCTCTCGGAGCAAATCAACGCGCGAGAGACAGAGGTGGCTATTGGTGCGATTCTCGGCCTCGGCTACGCCTACGCCGGAACGCGCAAGGAGGACGTCAAGGAGCTGCTCATTCCGTTGCTGGCGGACTCGGAGCAGAAACTCTTGGTGCAGTGCATGGCCGCCTACGCCCTCGCAACCGTGTTCGTGGCCTCTGCCGATGAGGACATCTCCGAGACCATGATGAACTGCCTCATGGAGGTGCCGGAGAACAAGCTGAAGGAGCCATGTGTGCGGTATCTAATCCTGGCGCTCGGCTGCATGTTCCTGGGGCGCCAGGAGGCCGCGGACACCCTTCTCGacgccacgcgcgcgctgccggtggcTATCCAGCGCTACACGGAGATCGTggtgcggagctgcgcctTTGCAGCCACGGGcaacgtcgtcgtcatccaGAGCCTCTTCCACGTCATCGCGGAGAACGACGAGGCGCCGGAGAATGACGAGGAGAAGAACGAGGACGAGGCAAGGGAGGGCAACGCCAacgaggaggcagcagcgaagccggaggaggagaagacgGCCCCACTGAATCACAAGGCAGCGGCTGTGCTCGGCATCGGTCTCGTGGCGGTCGGCGAGGACCTCGGGATGGAGATGACCAAGCGGGCCATCATTcactcgctgctggcggatACCGTTAGCAAAGGAAAGGACCCTATGTCAGGACGGTGCGCAGTGCCCCTGGTCTACGCCCTCCTCTCTGCCGGCAACCCCAACATGCCGGTTGTGGAGACGCTGAATCGACTCGCCCACGACTCGGACCTGCCGACGGCCACCAACGCCATTACGGCGATGGGTATCGTCGCGGCTGGAAGCAACAACGCCCGCGTCGCCACGAAGCTGCACAGTCTCTCCTCCTATTACCAGAAACCCATTTTTGCTGGCGCAACCTTTGCGGTGCGCCTGGCCGAAGGTTTCTGCGCGATGGGTAAGGGCCAcctcaccctctcctgcCTGCAGAATGACAGCAATGTGGTGAATATGACAGCACTGATGGGTGTGCTAAGTCTGCTCCACAGCTCTCTGGACCTGTCAAACACGCTGCTTGGTGAGTGCCACTACATGTTCTACGCCATTACCCCGTCCATTAGCCCACGCATGATGATGGCTGTCAATGAGGACATGGAGCCTGTGGACTCGGTATTGGTGCGTGTCGGCCAGCCAGTCGACACGGTAGCCCTACCGGGCAATCCGAAGGCTATCACCGGCTTTCAAACTCAAAAAACGCCGGTGCTTCTCAGCGCGACAGACAAGGTGGAATGCGCTGACGTCAAGTACGTCCCTGTTGGAACGGTGCTGGAGGGTATTTGCGTCGTCAAGGAGCGGCCCCAGGCGGAGTAG